In Nocardioides dokdonensis FR1436, the following are encoded in one genomic region:
- a CDS encoding single-stranded DNA-binding protein translates to MPTKKTDVLNEVRLQGRVSQQPERRELPSGDELWTFRLVVPRAPRSERPDEQGGPRGTVDAIECAVWDARVRRSVARWQAGDVIEVEGAVRRRFFRTGGGTGSRVEVEVSSGRRVRRGPGA, encoded by the coding sequence ATGCCCACGAAGAAGACCGATGTGCTCAACGAGGTGCGGCTCCAGGGGCGTGTCTCGCAGCAGCCCGAGCGACGGGAGCTGCCGAGCGGGGACGAGCTGTGGACCTTCCGACTCGTGGTGCCGCGCGCTCCTCGCAGCGAGCGCCCCGACGAGCAGGGCGGTCCTCGAGGCACGGTCGACGCGATCGAGTGCGCGGTGTGGGATGCCCGGGTCCGACGCAGCGTCGCGCGCTGGCAGGCCGGGGACGTCATCGAGGTCGAGGGCGCCGTCCGACGACGGTTCTTCCGGACCGGTGGCGGTACCGGGTCGCGGGTGGAGGTGGAGGTCAGTTCGGGGCGTCGGGTCCGGCGTGGACCGGGCGCATGA
- a CDS encoding DUF1015 family protein, producing the protein MDESAVVSPAALAGPVRLLPFRALHLSADRIGTAAGARAFAHPHDQVPDRIAEWVRRGLAVQDETPALWLHEYTTRGMTVRGLVGALDLTRTVRPGERGTVLPHERVLPAHVDELERRMGQMQLQPAPILLAHRAPAPLRSLLADVIAGPPCVELDDPTGQHHRAWALTEPDLLARVAAALEGTRALIADGHHRYAAYLRLCATHGGSGPWSRGLAMLVDHEDTPLFLGAVHRMLRGVALPEVVDAARALGLVVTSGSRQQALAALDRRVLVLTDRDESAWVGVPAGRLAVDVLHRDLVPVLARARSQRPDADHLHAAEQALAGADAGLGTAVLLPALELDEVMGVLGGGSLLPEKATSFQPKPSVGVLMRPVHAGPDAPN; encoded by the coding sequence ATGGATGAGAGCGCTGTGGTCTCCCCGGCCGCCCTCGCCGGACCCGTTCGGCTGCTGCCGTTCCGGGCCCTGCACCTGAGCGCCGACCGGATCGGTACGGCGGCCGGCGCCCGAGCGTTCGCCCACCCGCACGACCAGGTCCCCGACCGCATCGCCGAGTGGGTCCGGCGCGGGCTGGCGGTGCAGGACGAGACGCCGGCCCTGTGGCTGCACGAGTACACGACGCGAGGGATGACCGTGCGGGGCCTCGTCGGGGCACTCGACCTGACCCGGACCGTGCGGCCGGGAGAGCGGGGCACGGTGCTGCCCCACGAGCGGGTGCTGCCGGCACACGTCGACGAGCTCGAGCGTCGGATGGGCCAGATGCAGCTCCAGCCGGCACCGATCCTGCTGGCGCACCGGGCTCCGGCGCCGCTGCGCTCGCTGCTCGCGGACGTCATCGCCGGCCCGCCCTGCGTCGAGCTGGACGACCCCACCGGTCAGCACCACCGCGCCTGGGCGCTCACCGAACCAGACCTCCTCGCCCGGGTGGCAGCGGCGCTGGAGGGCACCAGAGCCCTGATCGCGGACGGCCACCACCGGTATGCCGCCTACCTCCGGCTGTGCGCCACCCATGGTGGCAGCGGCCCGTGGTCGCGTGGGCTCGCCATGCTGGTGGACCACGAGGACACCCCGTTGTTCCTCGGTGCCGTGCACCGGATGCTGCGGGGCGTGGCCCTCCCCGAGGTCGTGGACGCGGCACGCGCGCTCGGTCTCGTCGTCACGTCCGGCAGCCGGCAGCAGGCGCTGGCTGCGCTGGACCGTCGGGTGCTCGTGCTCACCGACCGGGACGAGTCCGCCTGGGTGGGAGTCCCGGCCGGCCGGTTGGCGGTCGACGTGCTGCACCGCGACCTGGTCCCGGTGCTGGCACGGGCGCGCAGCCAGCGACCCGACGCGGACCACCTGCACGCTGCCGAGCAGGCTCTCGCCGGCGCAGACGCGGGGCTCGGCACCGCGGTGCTGCTCCCGGCCCTCGAGCTCGACGAGGTGATGGGAGTGCTCGGGGGCGGCTCCCTGCTGCCCGAGAAGGCGACGTCCTTCCAGCCCAAGCCGAGCGTGGGCGTGCTCATGCGCCCGGTCCACGCCGGACCCGACGCCCCGAACTGA
- a CDS encoding HAD-IIA family hydrolase, which produces MSRLHDLAMLDLDGVVYVDGDAVAHAADAITAARREQMRVAFVTNNASRTPGTVAAHLRELGVEAAEADVVSSAQAAARVLGDRLGAGARVVLLGAVGLREAVEAAGLVPVGVEDDAEAVVTGYGPDVLWRDVMRAAVRIREGLWWVASNTDMSIPTAYGVAPGHGVLVETLQRFSGVDPVVAGKPARPLLEETVRRVGGQRPLMVGDRLDTDIEGASVMGIESLLVLTGVTDLTTLVRAEAHERPTYLHPDLRGLLEAHPEVEQEEGAATCRGWRAEVTDGQLGVEGEGAGADWWRAVAVAGWAHLDATGEPAGTDNLLEPSSSDAR; this is translated from the coding sequence TTGAGCCGACTCCACGACCTGGCGATGCTCGACCTCGACGGGGTCGTCTACGTCGACGGTGACGCCGTGGCGCACGCTGCGGACGCGATCACCGCGGCCCGACGGGAGCAGATGCGGGTCGCCTTCGTCACCAACAACGCGTCCCGGACACCCGGCACCGTGGCGGCGCACCTGCGCGAGCTGGGGGTGGAGGCCGCCGAGGCCGACGTCGTGAGCTCCGCCCAGGCCGCCGCCCGCGTCCTCGGTGACCGGCTCGGAGCCGGGGCACGCGTGGTGCTCCTCGGGGCCGTCGGGCTGCGGGAGGCCGTCGAGGCCGCCGGGCTGGTGCCCGTGGGCGTCGAGGACGATGCCGAGGCCGTGGTGACCGGCTACGGCCCGGACGTGCTGTGGCGCGACGTGATGCGCGCAGCCGTGCGGATTCGGGAGGGGCTGTGGTGGGTGGCGAGCAACACCGACATGTCGATCCCCACCGCCTACGGCGTGGCCCCCGGCCACGGTGTGCTCGTGGAGACCCTGCAGCGCTTCAGCGGTGTCGACCCCGTGGTGGCCGGCAAGCCCGCGCGCCCGCTGCTGGAGGAGACCGTGCGCCGCGTCGGTGGCCAGCGTCCGCTGATGGTCGGGGACCGTCTCGACACCGACATCGAGGGAGCCTCGGTGATGGGCATCGAGTCGCTGCTGGTGCTGACCGGCGTCACCGACCTGACGACGCTGGTGCGGGCCGAGGCCCACGAACGACCCACCTACCTGCACCCGGACCTGCGCGGACTGCTCGAGGCCCATCCCGAGGTGGAGCAGGAGGAAGGTGCCGCGACCTGTCGCGGGTGGCGGGCCGAGGTCACCGACGGACAGCTGGGCGTCGAGGGCGAGGGCGCGGGCGCCGACTGGTGGCGTGCGGTCGCGGTGGCGGGCTGGGCGCACCTGGACGCCACGGGGGAGCCCGCCGGGACCGACAACCTGCTCGAGCCCTCCTCCTCGGACGCGCGGTAG
- a CDS encoding TlyA family RNA methyltransferase, giving the protein MPPRRLRLDAELVRRGLARSREHASDLVTQGRVKVSGAVAAKPATGVTTDVAIVITEVDGVPDFVSRGGHKLTGALAAFGPHGFEVAGRRCLDAGASTGGFTDVLLRHDAAEVVAVDVGYGQLAWAIRQDERVRVHDRTNIRELTPALIDGPVDVVVGDLSFISLVLVLDAVLSVCAADADLALMVKPQFEVGKDRVGKGGVVRDLDLRAEAVTTVAAAAAARGWGAVMGTTSPLPGPSGNVEFFLWLRRGPARIGADDIARLVRGEDPVGEPGERVEA; this is encoded by the coding sequence ATGCCGCCCCGCCGACTGCGCCTCGACGCGGAGCTGGTCCGTCGCGGCCTGGCCCGCTCCCGCGAGCACGCCTCGGACCTGGTGACCCAGGGTCGGGTGAAGGTCTCGGGCGCGGTGGCCGCGAAGCCGGCGACGGGGGTCACCACCGACGTGGCGATCGTGATCACCGAGGTGGACGGCGTCCCCGACTTCGTCTCCCGGGGCGGGCACAAGCTCACCGGCGCGCTCGCGGCCTTCGGACCGCACGGCTTCGAGGTCGCGGGGCGTCGTTGCCTGGACGCCGGCGCGTCCACCGGCGGCTTCACCGACGTCCTGCTGCGCCACGACGCGGCCGAGGTGGTCGCGGTCGACGTCGGCTACGGCCAGCTCGCCTGGGCCATCCGCCAGGACGAGCGGGTGCGGGTCCACGACCGCACGAACATCCGTGAGCTCACCCCGGCGCTCATCGACGGACCCGTCGATGTCGTCGTCGGCGACCTCTCGTTCATCTCCCTGGTGCTGGTGCTGGACGCCGTCCTGTCGGTGTGCGCCGCGGACGCCGACCTCGCCCTGATGGTCAAGCCCCAGTTCGAGGTCGGCAAGGACCGGGTCGGCAAGGGCGGCGTCGTGCGCGACCTCGACCTGCGCGCCGAGGCCGTGACCACGGTGGCCGCCGCCGCTGCTGCGCGCGGCTGGGGTGCGGTGATGGGGACCACCAGCCCGCTGCCCGGCCCGTCCGGCAACGTCGAGTTCTTCCTGTGGCTGCGCCGGGGCCCGGCGCGCATCGGCGCCGACGACATCGCCCGACTCGTGCGGGGCGAGGACCCGGTGGGGGAGCCGGGTGAGAGGGTGGAGGCGTGA
- a CDS encoding NAD kinase yields the protein MLTHTGRDEARAVAREIAGALVAHGIVVRMIDREAGDLAITDGVETTDVEADASADCELTLVIGGDGTILRAAEITHESGTPVLGVNLGHVGFLAEAEHDDVASVIDAVVGRRYTVEDRMSIDVRVLRDGEVVTSTFALNEASVEKAARERMIEVVVEVDGRPLSRWGCDGVVCATPTGSTAYNFSAGGPVVWPGVEALLMVPISAHALFARPLVVAPTSVLAVEVLARTGSAGVLWCDGRRAVDLPPGARIEVRRGERPVRLARLHQAPFTDRLVAKFGLPVEGWRGASERRRRGEPT from the coding sequence ATGCTGACCCACACCGGGCGCGACGAGGCCCGGGCCGTCGCCCGTGAGATCGCCGGCGCCCTGGTCGCCCACGGCATCGTCGTGCGGATGATCGACCGGGAGGCCGGGGACCTCGCCATCACCGACGGGGTCGAGACCACCGACGTGGAGGCCGACGCCAGCGCCGACTGCGAGCTGACCCTGGTGATCGGCGGGGACGGGACCATCCTGCGCGCCGCCGAGATCACCCACGAGTCCGGCACCCCGGTGCTCGGGGTCAACCTGGGCCACGTCGGCTTCCTCGCCGAGGCCGAGCACGACGACGTCGCCTCGGTCATCGACGCGGTCGTCGGACGCCGCTACACCGTCGAGGACCGGATGAGCATCGACGTCCGGGTGCTGCGCGACGGCGAGGTCGTCACCTCGACCTTCGCGCTCAACGAGGCGAGCGTCGAGAAGGCCGCGCGGGAGCGGATGATCGAGGTCGTCGTCGAGGTCGACGGGCGACCGCTCTCGCGCTGGGGGTGCGACGGCGTCGTGTGCGCCACCCCCACCGGCTCGACCGCCTACAACTTCTCGGCCGGCGGCCCCGTCGTCTGGCCGGGTGTCGAGGCGCTGCTGATGGTCCCCATCAGCGCGCACGCGCTCTTCGCCCGCCCCCTGGTCGTCGCTCCCACGTCCGTGCTCGCCGTCGAGGTGCTGGCCCGCACCGGCTCCGCGGGAGTCCTGTGGTGCGACGGCCGACGTGCCGTCGACCTGCCGCCCGGTGCCCGCATCGAGGTGCGCCGCGGCGAGCGCCCGGTGCGGCTCGCCCGGCTGCACCAGGCCCCCTTCACCGATCGGCTGGTCGCCAAGTTCGGCCTGCCGGTCGAGGGCTGGCGCGGCGCGAGCGAGCGTCGGCGCCGCGGTGAGCCCACATGA
- the recN gene encoding DNA repair protein RecN, producing the protein MIEEIRISSLGVIDASTLELGPGLTVITGETGAGKTMIVTALGLLLGGRSDSGAVRVGARHARVEGVVLVSDLPGLRAAVEEAGGEVEDDRVVLARNVSAEGRSRAFVGGATVPVSGLVAVAEPLVAVHGQSDQHRLLQAKAQRAALDSFGGPALAELLASWTTLFDRLRVVEAELDDVVAHARERAREADLLRFGLEEVEQVAPEPGEDEQLAAEETRLGFADTLRAAAEQAREALSSDEGSPDALATTSAARTALDGVRSHDAEAGELADRLAEVTYLLSDVAADVAGYASRIDTDPARLAGVSERRAALTALTRKYGDTLDEVLAWSEQAASRLLELDGTDERVEQLRAEQTGLREELGAVALRLTAARVEAAARLADEVTTELALLAMPHARLGIEVRQHESAAPAPGDQPTGGPLRVGDRWLRYARSGVDEVELLLAANTGTEARPLHKGASGGELSRVMLALEVALAGTSPVPTFVFDEVDAGVGGAAAVEVGRRLAQLARTAQVLVVTHLPQVAAYADRHVVVRKSHDGSVTSSGLTLLDEEAREVELSRMMAGLAGSETAVAHARELLEVAQPARALA; encoded by the coding sequence ATGATCGAGGAGATCCGGATCAGCTCGCTCGGCGTCATCGACGCCTCGACGCTCGAGCTCGGCCCCGGCCTGACCGTGATCACCGGTGAGACCGGTGCCGGCAAGACCATGATCGTCACCGCCCTGGGTTTGCTGCTGGGCGGACGCAGCGACAGCGGCGCCGTCCGGGTCGGTGCTCGCCACGCGCGGGTCGAGGGCGTGGTGCTGGTCAGCGACCTGCCCGGGCTCCGGGCCGCGGTCGAGGAGGCCGGGGGCGAGGTCGAGGACGACCGGGTCGTGCTGGCGCGCAACGTCTCCGCCGAGGGGCGCTCCCGCGCCTTCGTCGGCGGCGCGACAGTGCCGGTGTCCGGCCTGGTCGCGGTGGCGGAGCCGCTGGTGGCTGTGCACGGCCAGTCCGACCAGCACCGGCTGCTGCAGGCCAAGGCCCAGCGGGCCGCGCTCGACAGCTTCGGTGGCCCGGCCCTGGCCGAGCTGCTGGCGAGCTGGACCACCCTGTTCGACCGCCTGCGCGTGGTCGAGGCCGAGCTCGACGACGTCGTGGCGCACGCCCGCGAGCGGGCCCGCGAGGCCGACCTGCTCCGCTTCGGGCTCGAGGAGGTCGAGCAGGTCGCCCCCGAGCCCGGCGAGGACGAGCAGCTGGCGGCCGAGGAGACCCGGCTCGGGTTCGCCGACACCCTGCGCGCCGCCGCGGAGCAGGCCCGCGAGGCCCTGTCGAGCGACGAGGGCAGCCCCGACGCACTGGCGACCACCTCCGCCGCCCGGACCGCGCTCGACGGGGTCCGAAGCCACGACGCCGAGGCCGGCGAGCTGGCCGACCGGTTGGCCGAGGTCACCTACCTGCTCTCCGACGTGGCTGCAGACGTGGCCGGCTACGCCAGCCGCATCGACACCGACCCGGCCCGCCTGGCCGGGGTCTCGGAGCGTCGAGCGGCCCTGACCGCGTTGACCCGCAAGTACGGCGACACCCTCGACGAGGTGCTGGCCTGGTCCGAGCAGGCCGCGTCCCGCCTGCTCGAGCTCGACGGCACCGACGAGCGCGTCGAGCAGCTGCGGGCCGAGCAGACCGGTCTGCGGGAGGAGCTCGGTGCGGTGGCCCTGCGGCTCACAGCGGCCCGGGTGGAGGCGGCCGCCCGGCTCGCCGACGAGGTCACCACCGAGCTGGCCCTCCTGGCCATGCCGCACGCGCGCCTGGGCATCGAGGTGCGCCAGCACGAGAGCGCGGCCCCGGCCCCGGGCGACCAGCCCACCGGTGGACCGCTGCGGGTCGGCGACCGCTGGTTGCGCTACGCCCGCTCCGGCGTCGACGAGGTCGAGCTGCTGCTCGCCGCCAACACCGGCACCGAGGCCCGCCCGCTCCACAAGGGCGCCTCGGGCGGTGAGCTGTCGCGCGTGATGCTGGCCCTCGAGGTGGCGCTCGCCGGCACCAGCCCCGTGCCGACGTTCGTCTTCGACGAGGTCGACGCCGGGGTCGGTGGTGCAGCTGCGGTCGAGGTGGGGCGCCGACTGGCCCAGCTGGCCCGCACCGCCCAGGTGCTCGTGGTCACCCACCTGCCCCAGGTGGCGGCGTACGCCGACCGGCACGTGGTGGTGCGCAAGTCCCACGACGGCAGCGTCACCAGCTCGGGCCTCACGCTGCTGGACGAGGAGGCCCGCGAGGTCGAGCTGTCCCGCATGATGGCCGGGCTCGCCGGGTCCGAGACCGCGGTCGCGCACGCCCGCGAGCTGCTCGAGGTCGCGCAGCCCGCGCGCGCCCTGGCCTGA
- the steA gene encoding putative cytokinetic ring protein SteA produces MKLSARRRPVPPLPGLHATARVERRPRTLLPRLRPGDVAVVDHSDLDRATAQALVDAGVVAVVNAAPMLSGRYPAQGPELLARHGVLLLDRVGAAATGVKDGDGVRLHEGVLHLEDGRALEGRVLGADTLEEERDRARLGLASQLETLTHNAAELLRREEDLLLHGQGLPALGTRFEGRSAVVVVEGPEVATELALVAAYLREQHPVIVAVHGAADRLVAAGIRPDVVVVDGQGDVELPRAATLSNAADVVVVVAPGGGTATVAAVERTGARAATLSTATTAEDAALLLAHAGGATPIVGVGLHADLEDFLDRDRGGLASTYLTRLALGPHLVDATAVPSLYSGRVRPHHLYVVMLAGLVALLCALLVTPVGQEWATAGGDRLSEWTSALTSRLSDS; encoded by the coding sequence ATGAAGCTCTCGGCCCGCCGTCGTCCCGTCCCGCCCCTGCCCGGTCTGCATGCCACCGCCCGGGTGGAGCGGCGCCCCCGCACCCTCCTGCCGCGTCTGCGTCCCGGCGACGTGGCGGTCGTCGACCACTCCGACCTGGACCGGGCCACCGCGCAGGCGCTGGTCGACGCAGGCGTGGTCGCGGTGGTCAACGCCGCCCCGATGCTGTCGGGGCGCTACCCGGCGCAGGGCCCCGAGCTGCTCGCCCGCCACGGCGTGCTCCTGCTCGACCGCGTCGGCGCAGCCGCGACCGGCGTGAAGGACGGCGACGGGGTCCGGCTGCACGAGGGTGTGCTGCACCTCGAGGACGGCCGCGCGCTCGAGGGGCGGGTCCTCGGCGCCGACACCCTCGAGGAGGAGCGGGACCGGGCCCGCCTCGGGCTCGCCTCCCAGCTGGAGACCCTGACCCACAACGCCGCCGAGCTGCTGCGCCGCGAGGAGGACCTGCTGCTGCACGGCCAGGGCCTGCCCGCCCTGGGCACCCGGTTCGAGGGCCGCTCCGCCGTCGTCGTGGTCGAGGGACCCGAGGTCGCCACGGAGCTGGCGCTGGTCGCTGCCTACCTGCGCGAGCAGCACCCCGTGATCGTCGCCGTGCACGGTGCCGCCGACCGCCTCGTCGCCGCCGGCATCCGTCCCGACGTGGTCGTGGTCGACGGGCAGGGCGATGTGGAGCTCCCTCGCGCGGCGACGCTCAGCAACGCAGCCGACGTGGTCGTGGTCGTCGCCCCCGGCGGCGGCACCGCCACGGTGGCCGCAGTGGAGCGCACCGGCGCCCGCGCCGCCACGCTCAGCACCGCCACCACCGCCGAGGACGCCGCGCTGCTCCTGGCGCACGCCGGCGGCGCGACCCCGATCGTGGGGGTGGGGCTGCATGCCGACCTCGAGGACTTCCTCGACCGGGACCGTGGCGGCCTGGCCAGCACCTACCTGACCCGGCTCGCGCTCGGCCCGCACCTGGTCGACGCCACCGCGGTGCCCTCGCTCTACTCCGGCCGGGTGCGTCCCCACCACCTGTACGTCGTGATGCTCGCCGGCCTGGTGGCGCTGCTCTGCGCCCTGCTCGTCACCCCGGTCGGCCAGGAGTGGGCCACCGCGGGCGGCGACCGCCTCAGCGAGTGGACCTCCGCCCTGACCTCCCGACTCTCCGACTCCTGA
- a CDS encoding copper transporter, whose product MITYRHHIVSLVAVFLALAVGIAVGGGPLADPDRTDAAAAPADTGSEQVGLVSAYADSFATSGAARLLGQRLEDRSVALLTTGGVEEEVVVALTGQIEAAGGSVTARYELLDRLVGGSSTSLVDTLGARLADEVDDGAVDPDAAAYDRMGQLLGLAVSTSAPDGTPAGAGTSTLRQGLAGADLVSSSDPEAPRAPLVLLVLGEDTDPDVLAGLVSGVATVAGGTVVAAASDSAEDGTLAALREAGTPGGVVSVDGVESALGHVSTALALLVATSGAGGDFGPHGADGAVPVP is encoded by the coding sequence GTGATCACCTACCGTCACCACATCGTCTCGCTGGTCGCCGTCTTCCTGGCCCTGGCCGTCGGCATCGCCGTCGGCGGCGGCCCGTTGGCCGACCCCGACCGGACCGACGCCGCAGCGGCCCCGGCCGATACCGGCAGCGAGCAGGTCGGGCTCGTGTCCGCCTACGCCGACTCCTTCGCCACCTCCGGCGCCGCACGACTGCTCGGCCAGCGGCTCGAGGACCGCTCCGTCGCGCTGCTGACCACCGGCGGCGTCGAGGAGGAGGTGGTGGTCGCGCTGACGGGGCAGATCGAGGCGGCAGGCGGCTCGGTCACGGCGCGCTACGAGCTGCTCGACCGGCTCGTGGGCGGCTCCTCCACCTCGCTCGTCGACACCCTGGGCGCCCGCCTGGCTGACGAGGTCGACGACGGTGCCGTCGACCCCGACGCGGCGGCGTACGACCGGATGGGCCAGCTGCTCGGCCTCGCCGTATCGACGTCGGCGCCCGACGGCACCCCGGCCGGTGCCGGGACCAGCACGCTGCGCCAGGGCCTGGCCGGCGCCGACCTCGTCTCCAGCAGCGACCCCGAGGCGCCCCGCGCACCGCTGGTGCTGCTGGTCCTGGGCGAGGACACCGACCCCGACGTGCTCGCGGGTCTGGTCTCCGGTGTGGCGACCGTCGCCGGCGGCACCGTGGTGGCAGCCGCCTCCGACTCCGCGGAGGACGGGACGCTGGCTGCGCTGCGCGAGGCCGGGACGCCCGGGGGAGTGGTCAGCGTCGACGGTGTCGAGAGCGCCCTGGGACACGTCAGCACCGCCCTCGCGCTGCTCGTCGCCACGAGCGGTGCCGGCGGTGACTTCGGGCCCCACGGGGCGGACGGCGCGGTCCCGGTCCCCTGA
- a CDS encoding CTP synthase codes for MRNSGPTKHVFVTGGVASSLGKGLTASSLGRLLRSRGLRVTMQKLDPYLNVDPGTMNPFQHGEVFVTDDGAETDLDIGHYERFLDTNLSQIANVTTGQVYSSVIAKERRGDYLGDTVQVIPHITNEIKDRILAMGGPDIDVVITEVGGTVGDIESLPFLEAARQVRHDVGRGNVFFIHVSLVPYIGPSKELKTKPTQHSVAALRQVGIQPDAIVCRADRELPASIKKKIALMCDVDDEAVVTAADAPSIYDIPKVLHREGLDAYLIRRLDLPFRDVDWTLWDDLLRRVHHPEEEVTVALVGKYVDLPDAYLSVVEALRAGGFAHEAKVNLRWVASDECATPAGAAKHLGDVDAVCVPGGFGIRGIEGKLGALTYTRSHGIPTLGLCLGLQCMVIEYSREVLGLVGAGSTEFDPGTSEPVIATMAEQVDIVDGAGDLGGTMRLGLYPAELKEGSLVRAAYGAAEVEERHRHRYEVNNAYRDDLEKAGLVFSGTSPDNNLVEFVELPSDVHPFYVATQAHPEYRSRPTRPHPLFAGLVGAAIARQRELRFPIDETGLRRRAADDQA; via the coding sequence GTGAGGAACTCAGGCCCGACCAAGCACGTGTTCGTGACCGGAGGCGTCGCCTCCTCGCTCGGGAAGGGACTCACGGCCTCCAGCCTGGGTCGGCTGCTGCGCTCGCGCGGCCTCCGGGTGACGATGCAGAAGCTCGACCCCTACCTCAACGTCGACCCCGGGACGATGAACCCGTTCCAGCACGGCGAGGTCTTCGTGACCGACGACGGGGCGGAGACGGACCTCGACATCGGTCACTACGAGCGCTTCCTCGACACCAACCTGTCGCAGATCGCCAACGTCACCACGGGGCAGGTCTACTCGAGCGTGATCGCCAAGGAGCGCCGCGGCGACTACCTCGGCGACACCGTGCAGGTGATCCCGCACATCACCAACGAGATCAAGGACCGCATCCTGGCCATGGGCGGGCCGGACATCGACGTGGTCATCACCGAGGTCGGCGGCACCGTCGGCGACATCGAGTCCCTGCCCTTCCTCGAGGCGGCCCGCCAGGTGCGCCACGACGTGGGGCGCGGCAACGTCTTCTTCATCCACGTCTCCCTGGTGCCCTACATCGGCCCGTCCAAGGAGCTTAAGACCAAGCCCACCCAGCACTCCGTCGCTGCGCTTCGACAGGTCGGCATCCAGCCGGACGCCATCGTGTGCCGTGCCGACCGCGAGCTGCCGGCCTCGATCAAGAAGAAGATCGCCCTGATGTGCGACGTCGACGACGAGGCCGTCGTCACCGCCGCGGACGCGCCGTCGATCTACGACATCCCCAAGGTGCTGCACCGCGAGGGGCTCGACGCCTACCTGATCCGCCGCCTCGACCTGCCCTTCCGCGACGTGGACTGGACGCTGTGGGACGACCTGCTGCGCCGGGTGCACCACCCCGAGGAGGAGGTCACCGTCGCGCTCGTGGGCAAGTACGTCGACCTGCCCGACGCCTACCTCTCCGTCGTCGAGGCGTTGCGCGCAGGCGGCTTCGCCCACGAGGCGAAGGTGAACCTGCGCTGGGTCGCCTCCGACGAGTGCGCCACTCCCGCAGGCGCGGCCAAGCACCTCGGTGACGTCGACGCCGTGTGCGTGCCCGGCGGCTTCGGGATCCGCGGCATCGAGGGGAAGCTGGGGGCGCTGACCTACACCCGCAGCCACGGCATCCCGACCCTGGGCCTGTGCCTGGGCCTGCAGTGCATGGTCATCGAGTACAGCCGTGAGGTGCTGGGTCTCGTGGGGGCCGGCTCCACCGAGTTCGACCCGGGCACCAGCGAGCCGGTCATCGCGACGATGGCCGAGCAGGTCGACATCGTCGACGGCGCCGGGGACCTCGGCGGCACGATGCGCCTGGGGCTCTACCCGGCCGAGCTCAAGGAGGGCTCGCTCGTGCGTGCGGCGTACGGCGCGGCCGAGGTCGAGGAGCGCCACCGGCACCGCTACGAGGTCAACAACGCCTACCGCGACGACCTGGAGAAGGCCGGCCTGGTCTTCTCCGGCACGTCCCCGGACAACAACCTCGTCGAGTTCGTCGAGCTGCCCAGCGACGTGCACCCGTTCTACGTCGCCACCCAGGCCCACCCCGAGTACCGCTCGCGGCCCACGCGGCCGCACCCGCTCTTCGCGGGGCTCGTGGGGGCGGCCATCGCCCGCCAGCGCGAGCTGCGCTTCCCGATCGACGAGACCGGGCTGCGACGCAGGGCCGCCGACGACCAGGCGTGA
- a CDS encoding NUDIX domain-containing protein, producing MQPEHPPLEDEPTRWPVASSGDLHRDGWVVALREDHIRRPGHPEEEPFRRVVLEHPGAAVVLAVDEQERVLCLWQYRHAAGHRFVEIPAGLMDGDGEDPLDVAQRELAEEAGLAAAQWTHLVSTYASPGISAELAHLYLARDLSDVGRGDFEPEHEEAEMQAAWVPFDDLVEGVLAGRLCDAPLVIAILVAQARGLAGRSRPEAGKGT from the coding sequence ATGCAGCCCGAGCACCCGCCCCTGGAGGACGAGCCGACCAGGTGGCCGGTGGCCTCCTCCGGCGACCTGCACCGCGACGGCTGGGTGGTCGCGCTGCGGGAGGACCACATCCGTCGGCCCGGGCACCCCGAGGAGGAGCCGTTCCGTCGGGTCGTCCTGGAGCACCCGGGGGCCGCGGTCGTGCTGGCGGTCGACGAGCAGGAGCGGGTGCTGTGCCTGTGGCAGTACCGCCACGCCGCCGGACACCGCTTCGTCGAGATCCCGGCCGGGCTGATGGACGGCGACGGCGAGGACCCTCTCGACGTGGCGCAGCGCGAGCTGGCCGAGGAGGCCGGTCTGGCAGCAGCGCAGTGGACCCACCTGGTCTCCACGTACGCCTCACCCGGGATCTCGGCCGAGCTGGCCCACCTCTACCTCGCCCGCGACCTGAGCGACGTCGGTCGCGGCGACTTCGAGCCCGAGCACGAGGAGGCGGAGATGCAGGCCGCCTGGGTGCCGTTCGACGACCTGGTCGAGGGGGTGCTGGCGGGGCGTCTGTGTGACGCACCTCTCGTCATCGCGATACTGGTGGCCCAGGCTCGCGGTCTCGCGGGCCGTTCACGGCCGGAAGCGGGTAAGGGCACATGA